The genomic window AGAATACATCATAAATTGGTCCCATCCGATTCCCTGTACTGGATTTTTAAAAAGTATATTCATTGCAATAGAAACCTGGTCAAGTCGGCCTATAACGGACTGGAATCGAAGACTTACTAACCAAAATACACCAAATATCGATATTAATGTTATTATAATAATGGTCGGTTTAAATAATCTATTATTCCGAAATTTATACCACCCGAGAATACAGAATCCAGCAAAAAGAGCAATGACACTACTTCGAGACTGTGACGCAAAGATACTAACGATACCACCGCAGATCACAAATGATAGTACTAAGCGTATGTCGTCCCGGTCAATGTCTCTCCACATACTAATGCCGCTAATCACTGTTGTAGATACTATAATACCGTGTGTTCCAAATAGTGTATTAATACCTATGCCTCCCTGAGAAAACCCCGGAAATAGTACTGCTGATTCACTAGCGATTGGAATTATACCTAAATGTGCTAATAGATCGGCACTAATTATCGGAATACCGGTAATCACTAGATATTTAAAGAATTGATTGGAAGTAGTGCTTGTGATTGATGCAATCGATATTATTCCTATGCAAATCGCCAAAATTTGCTTCAACATTTCATCAAACGGTAGATAAGAAATATTGAATATAAATATAGAAAGTATTAATATTATATATGCATAAACAAATCTTATCGAATTCCTATAAATAGTCATACGATCATGGTTTATGAGCAGGAAAATAGTGAAAATAAATGGGGTTGCAATCCAATATAGATTTATTTGGTAATTCATAATATCTAGAACATGAATTGCGACCCCTAATTGCAGAAGTATAGAAATGATGAATAAAGATACATCCGAAATTTTATGTTTTTGTGATCCCATTTGGCAGATCATTTTGTGTGGATACTTAAGTAATCTTCTCTAACCATAGATGTCAAAATTTTGTAATGGGATTTGAACATCTCAATTCCAACAGATAGATAGTGCCTGGCAGTAGCTTTGTCAATAGATGAACCTCAGATCAGAGCTTGCAGATCGTCCGGTTTTCATCACTGGAGCGGACGGGTTTATTGGATCTCACCTTGTGGATCGATTAATCGAATATGAAGCAGATGTGCACGTGTTTGTACGGGCGACATCTAGCGGCGAATTGAACAACATTAGATACCTGCGCGACGAAATTACGGTCCATAGAGGCGACCTTCGAGACAAACACTCTGTGGACGAAGCACTTCGATCACTCGAAGGACACAGCGATACCCTCATTTTCCATCTTGCTGCACAAGCTCACGTCGGGGAGTCGTGGGATCGACCGTACGAAACTGTGGACACGAACATCACTGGGACCCTTAATCTTCTCCAGTCCGTTGTTGACCTCGATCTCGACATCGCGAAATTTGATACGGCTGGAACGAGTGAGGAATACGGGAACGTAAAAGAGGAGATGATCGGAAAACACGAGTTCGAAGAAGACGGCCGAGTGCTACTCAGTGAGCGCTCTCCAGTTAATCCGACCAGCATCTACGCAACGTCGAAGTTGGCTGCAGACTTCCTCACGATGAATTACAACGATGCCTACGGACTCCCAACCGTCACTACTCGGATGTTCAATAATTATGGCCCTCGACAAAACCCACGGTACATCACTGGCACAATAATCACTCAGGCGCTAGAACGAGAAATTGTCGAGTTAGGTAACTTAACTCCAAAGCGCGATATGTGTTACGTCGCAGATGGCGTGAGTGGCCATCTGCATGTTGCACTCGGTGGGTCGGCAGGCGAACAATACGTCTACGGACACGGTGAGAATATCTCAATGCAAAGATGGGCGGACACAATCCTCGAGGTAGGCTCAGAACACGGTTACTGGGATAACCCCGAGATCGTTCAGGATGAGGATCGATTCCGTCCTGGCGATAGCGACGTCGAAGAGCTGCTCGTCGGGTACGAAAAGCTCTACGAGGAGACCGGTTGGGAGCCAAAAGTTTCGTGGCGTGAAGGAATCCGTCGAACCATCGATTGGTATGCGAATAACTCCGAGAGCTGGTACGGTCGGGTGGACTGGCGATGAGCGATGAAACGAAGGAGTTCTGGGATGGCCGAACGGTAATGGTGACGGGCGGTGCCGGCTTTCTAGGCAGCCACCTCGTCGAAGAGTTAGCGGCTCGATCCGATTCTGTAAACATTTTTGTTCCACGAAGCGACGAGTACGACCTCCGAGAGAAATCCGATATAAAACGTGCCTTCGTGGATTCAAATGCTAACACCGTTATTCACCTCGCGGCAACCGTCGGGGGCATTGGTGCGAACAAAGAAAATCCGGGTCGGTACTTCTACGATAACGCTATCATGGGTATCGAACTCATGGAACAGGCCCGACAGCATGGCGTTGATAAATTCACGATCCTCGGAACGATCTGTGCCTATCCAAAGCACACACCCGTCCCGTTTAGCGAGGATGATCTATTCGATGGGTATCCTGAGGAGACGAATGCTCCGTATGGTATCGCAAAAAAAGCCCTCTTAACACAATCGCGAGCGTATCGGAAACAGTGGGATTTCAACAGCATCTATCTGCTTCCAGTGAATCTGTACGGACCACGAGATGATTTCGACCTAGAATCCTCGCATGTTATTCCCGCGATTATTCGTAAATGTATTGAAGCTCGAGAGAACGATGAACACTCAATTACGGCCTGGGGCACTGGCGATCCGACTCGAGAATTCCTCTATGTGAAAGACGCAGCGGAAGGTATTCTAGCTGCGACAGAACAGTACAATTCGTCGGACCCGGTGAACCTCGGAAGCGGTGAGGAGATATCCATTCGGGATCTGGTTGAGACGATCGTAGCAGAGACGGGATTTGATGGAACCGTTGAGTGGGATACGTCGAAACCAGACGGTCAGCCACGACGGAGACTCGATACCTCAAGGGCCAAAGAGCGGTTCGATTGGGTTGCGTCAACGAAATTCCGTGACGGTCTTCGGAAAACCATCGAGTGGTATAAGACGCACAAGGACGAAATCCATGAGTGAATGGATTCCAGAAGAGGAGTGGGAAACCATTGTGAGGAATGTGCCGATCCCTTCGGTCGATCTTGTAGTCGAGTGTCCGGACGGCTTCGTTCTCGGTAAGCGGACCAATGAACCCGCTAGAGGCGAGTGGTTCGTTCCTGGCGGCCGCGTAAAGAAGGGTGAAGAACTAGGAGAGGCCGTTCATCGTCTTGCAAACGAGGAACTGGGGACTGGTGTTGAAATCCACGAGGCTATCGGAACGTTCGAACATTTCTATAGAACTTCAGAGATCGGATACGAGAAACATTATATCGCACATGGATATCACGTGTGGTCGGAAGAGACTGATTTTGAAGCGGACAATCAACACAGCGAAATCAAAATTTTTGAGGAGTCACTGCCGGACTTTCATGACTATGTCGATAAGTATTTTCGTAGTGTTGATCCTCGAAACGCGAGTATTTAGCTGAAATCGCAAATTGTCCTAGCGATATATTAAAACCATCTTAAATATCAGACTGATCCATTGTTCAAATAATTAATAATTGCTTCCTCGATCTTTTCTACGTCTACGCGTATATCACCACCTTTGTTCTTAGCAGTCACAAATCTGTAATCTATATCGAGTATTTCCGAAATTCCGTGATAGCACGCAGAACCGATTGGTTCGTAAGAAAACTCAATAATATCTGTATCTGAAGAGAATACGATATTTGCTAGATTTGAGCCGTGTGGTCCGACAACCATGTCTGCTTGCGAATATAATTGTACTTGGTCCTGGAAAGAGAGTTTACCAGGGACATAAAGCTCGAATCCATATTTCCGAATTGCATTCATTAGTTCTACCTCATTAATAACCTTTCTGGTTGTTGCATCACGGCGAGACACATATATTCTGCGCGAAAACTCGTCATTGTCACAGTTACTGGAAGGTGAATTACTGAAAACTCGGTTGCGAAGCCAGAATACGGCAGTTGGATCGAGTATATCTCGAGAACGACGAAGAGAGGGGACGAGTAACTTTTCGGTAGACGCGTGTTCCCATTCCCATTCAATCCAATTGTTTGAAGTGTATCCCACGTGCCGTAGACTTTCTTTCATCCACTGTGAGGGGGAAGGCGGAAGTATGATTGTAACGGATTCTCCAGTCTCTTCTTCGTAACGCTCTACACCTTCCAATTTTGGCAGGTGATCGAATAGCCAGTGAAAATATCCATTCCAACGGCCGAACAATGGAAAGTATGTACCTGATAGTTCTATTGGAGTAGATTTTTTATCTCGAACGTAATCACGAGCTACTTTCTCCCAAAATCGGGGTGCAGTGTTCCATAATTGAGTGGTTTGATCGCCGTTCGAAGTTGTTTCGAGGATCATTTTATCAGTTCCTGTTTTACCAATCCCCCAAGAGCTGAATAGCTCTGCGTGTTCTACTACTGAAACAAAAGCGGTATCAAAATGGTGTACTTCGGAAAATTCTTTAATTCTGTTGGGGATAGTCTCACTTTTTTCTGGTAGATCAATCGACACTGTACCGCCATTCGTATAATAATAGGTGTTGTGAGCCGCTACGAGTTCTTCGCGATTCAGAACTCTGTTTCGTAGCAGACGCTCAAGAACCGGAGTTGCAGTCTTTGATAAGGTGTGTGTATTCATAGTAAAAACATTCTGGTTCATATTAATTATGAAATATGTGTTTTCGGAATGCGACCCTCAAGAATGGCGTTAATTCTTGTACCCCAGGGCTTCTAATTGTTCTTCTAACTCAGAAGTATCTATCGCTGAAGTCGCTTCAGTACGGCTTTCTACTGTTATATTGCGTCGCTTCGAACCCCGTTCAACGATCAACCACGGTACTTTGCACAGTTCGACTGTTTTGGGATTGCGGTAGTGTTCGTACAGTTTCCCTAAAAGCAGATAGGGTCTTTCCCCAAACATTTCACCATGGTCGGAACTAATTACTACTTTACCAGCGATATTTTTGAGGAGAGTATCGACATCTTCCAAAACAATTTCGAGCGTCTCTCGATATGCCTCGCGTGCTGCTTCTTCGGAAATTTCCCCAGTTGCGACTAACTCCATTATACGTTTTCCTTGGGATCGTCTTTCATTGGGTGCAGCACCCCCAATTTGGGCCTTCTCTCGCAACTTTTCTGCAGTAGGTCCCAAGGGAGGATCATGCGGTTGCATATAATGAACGATAATTCGTTTGTTAGGATACTTTTCGTGAGCCTCAATCGCGGAAGCTGTCACATCACCTGGTCTTACACACTGCATCTCCGAATCCCAATTAGAGATCGGTTCTGTAATAACATCATGAAAAA from Natrinema versiforme includes these protein-coding regions:
- a CDS encoding DUF563 domain-containing protein, which translates into the protein MNTHTLSKTATPVLERLLRNRVLNREELVAAHNTYYYTNGGTVSIDLPEKSETIPNRIKEFSEVHHFDTAFVSVVEHAELFSSWGIGKTGTDKMILETTSNGDQTTQLWNTAPRFWEKVARDYVRDKKSTPIELSGTYFPLFGRWNGYFHWLFDHLPKLEGVERYEEETGESVTIILPPSPSQWMKESLRHVGYTSNNWIEWEWEHASTEKLLVPSLRRSRDILDPTAVFWLRNRVFSNSPSSNCDNDEFSRRIYVSRRDATTRKVINEVELMNAIRKYGFELYVPGKLSFQDQVQLYSQADMVVGPHGSNLANIVFSSDTDIIEFSYEPIGSACYHGISEILDIDYRFVTAKNKGGDIRVDVEKIEEAIINYLNNGSV
- a CDS encoding NUDIX domain-containing protein, producing the protein MSEWIPEEEWETIVRNVPIPSVDLVVECPDGFVLGKRTNEPARGEWFVPGGRVKKGEELGEAVHRLANEELGTGVEIHEAIGTFEHFYRTSEIGYEKHYIAHGYHVWSEETDFEADNQHSEIKIFEESLPDFHDYVDKYFRSVDPRNASI
- a CDS encoding GDP-L-fucose synthase — translated: MSDETKEFWDGRTVMVTGGAGFLGSHLVEELAARSDSVNIFVPRSDEYDLREKSDIKRAFVDSNANTVIHLAATVGGIGANKENPGRYFYDNAIMGIELMEQARQHGVDKFTILGTICAYPKHTPVPFSEDDLFDGYPEETNAPYGIAKKALLTQSRAYRKQWDFNSIYLLPVNLYGPRDDFDLESSHVIPAIIRKCIEARENDEHSITAWGTGDPTREFLYVKDAAEGILAATEQYNSSDPVNLGSGEEISIRDLVETIVAETGFDGTVEWDTSKPDGQPRRRLDTSRAKERFDWVASTKFRDGLRKTIEWYKTHKDEIHE
- a CDS encoding O-antigen ligase, with protein sequence MGSQKHKISDVSLFIISILLQLGVAIHVLDIMNYQINLYWIATPFIFTIFLLINHDRMTIYRNSIRFVYAYIILILSIFIFNISYLPFDEMLKQILAICIGIISIASITSTTSNQFFKYLVITGIPIISADLLAHLGIIPIASESAVLFPGFSQGGIGINTLFGTHGIIVSTTVISGISMWRDIDRDDIRLVLSFVICGGIVSIFASQSRSSVIALFAGFCILGWYKFRNNRLFKPTIIIITLISIFGVFWLVSLRFQSVIGRLDQVSIAMNILFKNPVQGIGWDQFMMYSPHPLHFTPLIYFTSSGIVAGSIFLTIFIYPLIIGFRVVQNSPNANIRPIIVLISLYVVVLIEISLYPATPSVHQVVLGAILCAVSDKTTAKNYMNS
- a CDS encoding GDP-mannose 4,6-dehydratase — encoded protein: MNLRSELADRPVFITGADGFIGSHLVDRLIEYEADVHVFVRATSSGELNNIRYLRDEITVHRGDLRDKHSVDEALRSLEGHSDTLIFHLAAQAHVGESWDRPYETVDTNITGTLNLLQSVVDLDLDIAKFDTAGTSEEYGNVKEEMIGKHEFEEDGRVLLSERSPVNPTSIYATSKLAADFLTMNYNDAYGLPTVTTRMFNNYGPRQNPRYITGTIITQALEREIVELGNLTPKRDMCYVADGVSGHLHVALGGSAGEQYVYGHGENISMQRWADTILEVGSEHGYWDNPEIVQDEDRFRPGDSDVEELLVGYEKLYEETGWEPKVSWREGIRRTIDWYANNSESWYGRVDWR